The following coding sequences are from one Luteimonas sp. S4-F44 window:
- a CDS encoding EAL domain-containing protein, which produces MPDPDKPQRAEFPPTTYWRRWAADAGRPSLPEAADPSAAERVDTAVALSDDGRAYRVLVVEDDPSQALFAESVLNGAGLQARVVAIAKEFLSTVGEFAPDLVLMDLHMPGMDGAELTALLRQQPAHRHIPVVFLTGDVDPERQFEALEVGADDFLTKPVRPRHLVSAVQNRIRRARTLQQMPDPGRSPVTGLHSRLQLLQQLAEAIPAQPRGVLAFVEIEGVTALRDRYGYAGLETVLIDAGRHLHHLVEGAAATRLNDNTFLVFAPQIDRTALDAWARGLRDGIGSHPFPLAGQSLRLRALIGYADLAHAYEDPGTALAAAEQALRDARGTPAGIAVHMPAPPASDAGTTPSLSEDLRGALDEGRIELAFQPIVSVAGGDEPQYQTLLRLRGRDGELHSAARILPAAELAGVLFDIDRRVLELAIATLAERTQRGGAMRLFVSQSSRSLVQPGYADWLLQGLRDAGIPGAALVVDVRQDDALIHALSLQEFCARMVPAGVQLCLGQYSDGEEANALLAQLPLGFVRLSGRYSRQLDEPRVRDEMRGAVERAHRLGLQVIGQQVENPQAAATLWMSGIDYIQGNLVQRVADALDFDFHHSVL; this is translated from the coding sequence ATGCCCGATCCCGACAAACCGCAACGCGCGGAGTTCCCCCCGACTACGTACTGGAGGCGGTGGGCCGCCGATGCCGGCCGCCCGTCGCTGCCAGAGGCCGCCGACCCGTCTGCTGCGGAGCGCGTTGACACGGCCGTGGCGTTGAGCGACGACGGCAGGGCGTACCGTGTATTGGTCGTCGAGGATGATCCGAGCCAGGCGCTGTTCGCCGAGAGCGTGCTCAACGGCGCTGGACTGCAGGCGCGCGTGGTCGCGATCGCCAAGGAGTTCCTGTCGACGGTGGGCGAGTTCGCCCCGGACCTGGTGCTGATGGACCTGCACATGCCGGGCATGGACGGGGCCGAACTGACTGCGCTGCTGCGTCAGCAACCGGCGCATCGGCACATCCCGGTCGTGTTCCTGACCGGCGATGTCGATCCTGAGCGCCAGTTCGAGGCGCTGGAAGTGGGCGCCGACGATTTCCTGACCAAGCCGGTCCGGCCGCGGCACCTGGTCTCGGCGGTGCAGAACCGCATCCGACGCGCTCGTACCCTGCAGCAGATGCCCGATCCGGGTCGCAGCCCGGTCACCGGCCTCCACAGCCGGCTGCAGTTGCTGCAACAACTCGCCGAGGCGATCCCGGCGCAGCCGCGCGGGGTGCTGGCGTTCGTCGAGATCGAGGGTGTCACTGCGCTGCGCGATCGCTACGGCTACGCGGGGCTGGAGACCGTGCTCATCGATGCCGGCCGCCACCTGCATCACCTGGTCGAAGGCGCGGCGGCCACGCGTCTGAACGACAACACGTTCCTGGTGTTCGCGCCGCAGATCGACCGGACCGCGCTCGACGCCTGGGCACGCGGACTGCGCGACGGGATCGGCAGTCATCCATTCCCGCTTGCGGGTCAGAGCCTGCGTCTGCGTGCGCTGATCGGCTACGCCGATCTGGCGCATGCCTACGAAGACCCGGGCACCGCGCTGGCCGCGGCCGAACAGGCGCTGCGCGATGCGCGCGGCACACCGGCCGGTATCGCGGTACACATGCCAGCACCGCCCGCGAGCGATGCCGGCACGACGCCTTCGTTGTCGGAAGACCTGCGCGGCGCGCTCGACGAGGGCCGCATCGAACTGGCGTTCCAGCCGATCGTCTCGGTCGCCGGCGGCGACGAACCCCAGTACCAGACCCTGCTGCGGCTGCGCGGCCGCGATGGCGAGCTGCATTCGGCCGCGCGCATCCTGCCGGCGGCCGAACTGGCCGGTGTGTTGTTCGACATCGACCGGCGCGTGCTGGAGCTGGCGATCGCCACGTTGGCCGAGCGCACCCAGCGCGGCGGCGCGATGCGCCTGTTCGTCTCGCAGTCCTCGCGCAGCCTGGTGCAACCAGGCTATGCCGACTGGCTGCTGCAGGGTCTGCGCGATGCCGGGATTCCGGGTGCGGCGCTGGTCGTCGACGTGCGCCAGGACGATGCGTTGATCCACGCGCTGTCGCTGCAGGAGTTCTGCGCGCGCATGGTCCCGGCCGGCGTCCAGCTGTGCCTGGGGCAGTACAGCGACGGCGAGGAAGCCAATGCGCTGCTCGCGCAGCTGCCCTTGGGCTTCGTGCGCCTGTCGGGTCGCTACTCGCGCCAGCTCGACGAGCCGCGCGTCCGCGACGAGATGCGCGGTGCGGTCGAACGCGCGCACCGGCTCGGACTGCAGGTGATCGGTCAGCAGGTCGAGAATCCGCAAGCCGCGGCAACGCTGTGGATGAGCGGCATCGATTACATCCAGGGCAACCTGGTGCAGCGCGTGGCCGACGCGCTCGACTTCGACTTCCACCACTCGGTGCTGTAG